The genomic region GATGCTTAACTTTTGTGTGTTTTTCCCCTAAGTTGCCTAAGTTTTGTTTTCTCTCAGGTTCTACCTCGTAGATGTTGACCTTGTTAGGATACTCCTCTTGTAGTCGAGGTCACAAGTAACTACATCTCAGTTGGTTTGCCTAAAGCAGCAGGTTCTAGAGTGTATGTCGCTACATTCAGGCATTTGTTCTGATTACAGTATGGAGGATGTCAAATGGCTCAGAGCTGAGACTTATGGCATTGATCCTGCTGTGGCTGAAAGTGTGATCCCCGGACTTGAGTTTGAGTCCTTCAATTTGAGGCAGGGTGACATGACAGTGTTGGAATATGGGCGGCTTTTCAATAGATCATATCATTTTGCATCTCCCTTGGTGGCTAATGAGAGGGATAAAATCCACAAGTTTCTACAAGGATTAAGACATGAACTCCGTGATATGTTAGTGGTTACCTTATTTACTGAGTTCAGTCAAGTATTTTTGGCCGCCATGAAATATGAGGATAGGCTTTTGGAATGTGTACAACCATTGGAGGTGGGTAGCCAGGGTCCTTCCGAGAAGGCTAGTACTAGTTCGAGTTCCGCAGCTTTAACATGCATTAGACCTGAAAATTCAAGACCTGGCTCACTAAAAAGAAGACGTGAGCGGAGGCGGAGCATTCTGAAGCGCCATAAGAAAAAGACCAATCAGTCTGGGGGCAGTGTTGCAAGTTCCGCGGCTTTAACATGCATTAGACCTGAAAATTCAAGACCCGGCTCACTAAAAAGAGGACGTGAGCGGAGGTGGAGCATTCTGAACCGCCGTAAGAAAAAGACCAATCAGTCTGGGGGCAGTGTTGGCGGTAATAGTAGAGCTCCTGTTCAGGGAGACCGTCCACAGTGTCAGAGATGTAGCAGATACCATGATGGACAGTGCCAAGTGGGACTACAAATGATAGGGAGTTCGGTATGTTATCAGTGTGGCTGCCATGGTCACTACTTGAGGCAGTGCCCTCAACTGACGTAGGAGCTACTTCAGTGCTGACCAGAGCATAAGTTAGGCATCCAATAGTGACACTCAATACACCAGTACAACATTCCATGGTACACAACAAGGCAGAGGGCTCTCTGTGACTCGGACCAAACTCCATGCCATGATCCAATAGGACCGTTCTTTATCAAATTTTGTGAACTATTAAATCTAGTAGCTCATTCTATTAACCTTCACTAGTACCTAATCCTGTTCATGAATCATGTTTTCCGTTCATCTTATCTCATGCTAAGCAAAGCAGATTCACACAGGGCATATATGGGCTGTAGCCTAGACGAGTTTTGGGCCGAAAAAATATCTCAACTGTTTTAAATCTACTCGCCATCAGCCCATACCATAGAAGTCCAAAGAACAAAGAAAATAAAACCTCAGTTAAACCCTCGAAGCCTCTGAGGCTCTGCAGTCACAAGCTCACCAGATTTTCACTCTTGAATGGCCACTTCAACCGTCGCCAGATCCATTTTCCGTTCATGTGCCGGCCGAAGTTGCGCCTCTAAAGCCAAAGCTGCTCGCTCACCATTTCACATCGGAGCCAAGAAACCCACTTCTTCTCTGGCTCTCAGGTGATCAAGTAGATTCGAGTATGTTTTGTATTAACATTCAAACATTTTGTGAAATTGGGCCTATTCAGCGCACCCGGGTGCGCGGCGCACCCGACGCCATAGAACGCGTGCAAACAACGCGATGTTAAGTTCGACTGGCCCTCGTTCTTAGTCGTTTCTCTTCCCTTCTCCTTTCTCTCATGAATCAATCATGATCTCATCTTCCTTATTTCTCCTCTCTCTCTCTCTCTCTCTCTCTCTCTCTCTCTCTCTCTCTCTCTCTCTCTCTCTCTCTCTCTCTCTCTCTCTCTCTCTCTCTCTCTCTCTCTCTCTCTCGTCGTCCTTGTTGCTGAGACCTTCTCCGCAACTGGCCAACACAACCCAGGTCTTCGCCGACTTCATCGATCGTATTCGACTCGACCCATCCAAACTTTCTGATTTTCCTTCGTCTTCAACGATTACGACATCCATCCACGTCGATCTCTTGGAAATAGCGAAGAAGCTCGAGCTCTCCGACTTCAAGCAATTCGTCTGTACCAGATCCTTTAATTCCTTGCAGATCGGCCTCGCAAATGGCAGAGCAACTGGAAATTGGGTATCGACCCCAATCGCGATACGCCAGCAATCCCCAAAAGTGGTCTTCATTTGTGTTCTGGTGTGTTTTGTATCATTGTATGCAATTGGATGATGAGGACGTTGACGTAGTCCACATAGGGTGGTTGATTGTGATTATCTAAAGATTAAATGCTAATAAAAAGGAAAGAAAAAACTTTTGTATAATGACAAATCACTCAATAATAAAATGAAAGAAAAATATATACCGCATTCGTAGACACATTACAATACCAATAACAAAAATTCACAAAATGAAAATTTGACCGTCTGATGTGATCATTATAGTAAAACATGGTTATGGTATTAATTTCAACTGTATTCGGCAACGTTCAGGGCTCGATCGAAGCGGTCAATCTTAATCTATCGTCACTTATCACACGGAAACGTTTTTACCTGCCTCTCTGTGACCTAGTTTGGTCGATCATTCCACACGTTAAACTCTCACATAGATGGGACTTAACCATCCATGTAAAAATTTAGAGACGTTTACGTCCCAACGATAGGGCTCCCGTAAGTGTAAAAAGGGTTGACTGCTTCTAATGGAACCCAGACATTACCCGATGTACGTGATTTTTCAACCATAGTCATATTTCATTATTTCGATCAAATCTTATTTCATGAAATTTTTGAAATTTTTGCTTTCTCTGTATAGTTGGTTGATAAAGTTGTACAGTTGCATATAACCTATTAAACAAGTTATAACACATTAGTAGGCATGTTGCAATTCTAATGATTAAAATCCACATAATGAAAATTCGACCGTCTGATATGATCATTATAGTGAAACATGACTATGGTATTAATTTCAATTGTATTCGGCAACGTTCGGGGCTCGATCGAAGCGGTCAACTCTAATTCATCGTCACTTATCACACGGAAACGCTCTTACCTATCTCTTTGTGATCTAGTTTGGTCGATCCTTCCACACGTTAAACTCTCACATAGATGAGACGTAACCACCAATGTAAAAATTTGGAGACGTTTACGTCCCGATGATAGGGCTCTCATAGGGTATATTAAGTGTAAAAATGGTTGACCGCTTCTATCGGGACCCAGACGTTACCTGATGTACGTCATTTTTCAACCATTATCGTATTTCAACCATTATCGTATAGTTGGTTTACAAAGTTGTACGTTTGCCTATAACCTATTAAACAAGTTATACCACATTAGTAGACACGTTGCAATCTAATGACTAAAATTCACAAAATAAAAATTCGATCGTATGATGTGATCATTATAGTGAAACATGGCTATAATATTAAATTCAGTTGTATTCAGCAATGGTCGGGGCTCGATCAAAGCGGTCAACCCTAATCTATCGTCACTTATCACACGGAAACACTCTTACATTCCTCTATGTGACCTAATTTGGTCAATCCTTCCACACGTTAAACTCTCACATAGATGGGACGTAACCACCCATGAAAATATTTTGTTAAATTGACCTTCGGTGATTAGGCTCCCCATAAGAAAACATAAGTGTTAATAGTGTTGACCACCTTGGTCGGGGTCTAAATATTATCAAAAATATGTGATTTTTCTACCCTAGCCGTATTTATCTATTCCGGTCACATCCTATTTCACATGATTTTCGAAAAGTTTGCTTCCTTTGTATAGTTGGTTCACAATAATGTGCACTTGTATATAATTTACTAAACAAGTTATACCGTTTTAGTAAGCTCATGGCGATCCAAGGTCATAAACATGTGAAAATAAAAATTTCACCGTCTGATGTAGACAAGGTGATTAAATAGGTCTACTGAAAAAAATTCACCCTGTTTTGGATTCGTTAGACCTCCCATCGAACCGATCAACCCAAATTCAACTTTATTTTTTAAACGAAATGCGGTTGACCGGCATCGTGCGAAACTCTATATTTCCCCGTTTTCTAACCTAAAACTCGTATACATGAGATTTAGGAACCATGAAAAAAAATTGTTAAATTTACCCTCAAGTGGTTAGGCTCCTCTTAGGAGCGCCTTAGCGTATTTAGAGTTGACTGCTTTTATCAGAAAACAAACGTTACCAAAAGTTTGTGATTTTTCAACCCAATATGTATTTCACTATTCCAGTCACATCCTATTTCACAAGATTTTCTGAAATTTTCCTTTTTATGTATAGTTGGTTCGCAATTATATATACTTGCATATAACCTACTAAACAAGTTATACCGCTTTAATAGGCACGTAGCGGTATGAAGTCATAAATATGTGATATGTATGGTGAAATACAGCCATGGTTGAAAAATCACATATTTTCGGTAATGTTTGGTCCCCGATAGAAGCGGTCAACCCTATTTACGCTTATACTTCCTTGTGGAGAGTCCTATCGTCGGGAGATGAACGTTCCTCAATTTTTACATGGGTGGTTACATCTCATCAATGTGAGAGTTTTGTATGTGAAAGAATCCACCAAACTAGGTCACATAGGGGTAGATAAGAGAGTTTTTGTATAATAAGTGACGTTGGATTAAGGTTGACCGCGTGGATCGAGACCCAAACGTTATCGAAAACAAGTGAATTTATTTTCATACCCATATTTAAATACATTAATCATATCATATGGTCAAGTTTTAATTCTTTTAATTTTCGTCATTAGAACCACAACGTGCTTACTAAAGTGGTATAACTTGTTTAGTAGATTTTATGCAAGTGTAGATCTTCGTGAAACAACTATATCTTGCAAATACAATTTTAAATAATCGTCCGTAGGATCTAATATGTATAGTGAAATACGAGTATGGTAGGAAATTCACATATGTTCGATAATGTTTGGACCCCGATTAAGGTGGTTAACTCTATTAACGCTTATTATTCCTTATGGGGATCCTTATCGTCGGGAGATTTAATTTCACAAATTTTTATATGGGCAGCTGCATCTCATCTCATGTGTGTGAGGAAGAATAGGCCAAAATAAGTCAATAAGGGTGGGTAAGAGTGTTTTCGTGTAATAAGTGACGTTGGTTGAAGGTTGACTGCGTGGATCGTGACCTAAACTTTATCGAAAACATGTGAATTTTTTTCCATAACTGTATTTGAATACACTGATCATATCAAACGGTCAAGTTTGAAGTTTTTTAATTTGTCATTGGAACCATATCGTGCCTACTAAAGTTATATAACTTGTTTAATAGGTTTTATGCAAGTGTAGATCTTTGTGAAACAAATATATCTTGCAAATCGAATTTATAAAATTGTCCATAGGATGTGATGGGTATAGTAAAATACGGGTACGGTAGAAAATATCTTGCAAATCGAATTTATAAAATTCATATTTATCTGATAACATTTGGACCCCGATCAAAACAGTCAGGAAAATACAGTTACATGTTAAGTTCACATAGTGAAATACGGGTTTAATATCATTGCAGCTCTAGAGAACCAAAGTTAATGCATCAACATTGCAGATCAAATTCAAAGCATCAGATAACACAGATATAATTTCTTGAACATATACTTGAATCCAATTACTAAAGATTAAAGTCATAGTAATTCCCAACCATATAAGCGGTAGTTTAAACTTTTTTATTCCATGTACTCGTATATTAGAACTTTTTCGTCACCATGAATGCAACATCCTAACATCTTAACAATGTTTCTGTGTTGGAGTTCATTCACGAGTCTCAGTTCATTCATAAACTCCAACTCTCCTTGATTTGAATTCTTTGAAAGCCTTTTCACAGCTACTTCTTGTCCAGTCACCAATTTTCCCTGCATGGATAAACCACAGTAGAGAAAATGTCTCAGAAGGAGGAACAACTCTCAAAATTTCTGAAGATATTCTAGAGCCAGCAACAACTGCTTGGTGAATCTTTTTATTACCTGCTCAACAATTCAGATCCGAAATGCACTAAGAACATAACCAACACAAAACAAGGGACTACCAGACCATATCTGATTTTTCTATAACATTTGCATTCAGAACACACCTACACTACCATAATTTAGTAGACAAAAAGCTTACAGGAAGAGAGAAAGATCCAAATTTCTCCAATAGTGATTGTATGGATCCACCAGGTACATATTCCAACAGCATAGTCNNNNNNNNNNNNNNNNNNNNGCACTAAGAACATAACCAACACAAACAAGGGACTACCAGACCATATCTGATTTTCTATAACATTTGCATTCAGAACACACCTACGACTACTATAATTAGTAGACAAAAAGCTTACAGGAACAGAGAAAGATCCAAAATTTCTCCAATAGTGATTGATGGATCCACCAGGTACATATTCCAACAGCATAGTCAAAGTTTCATCCTCCCTCACGGTTCCCAAACATCTCTAAGAAACCAAAACCAACCAAGTATAGGGTCAAAAATGTGGAACACTTCAAGTCATTGAAATTAGAATAGATGCAAGAAATTCTCACTCACAACAATTTTCGGATGAGAAAGGTTTTCTAAAAGCCTCACTTCTTCTTGAAGCACCTTTGTATTAGCCTACATGCCATCAAAACCGCAACTTAGTAAATCGAAACCATATACGTCAAAGAATTGATATGACAAACTGCAGAACCAAAACTTTCATGACTGAAAAGTCTGACATTAGTTAGCAAAAAACTCCAACACCAACACCTAAAAGAAAGAACACAACTAAAAGTAGATAATATTGGACAATGAATACTTGCAAAACAAAATGAAGAAAAAGCTATGCTAAATTTCATTCTTGATTTCTGGGCTCATTCCAATTTAATCGAACAAAATTTCTGTGCAAATAACTGGACCCTTATGGAAACTATTCCTTTTAAACAGGGAGGCTTTAGCTTCAGCGTTAATGGATGAAATGATAAAATTTGAACCAGGATCCATCATCAGTTACCACTCAATATTCAAAGCAAACTCCAAATGCAGAGAAATGAACTGTACATGAAATAGCATCCCTAGATTTAAAGACCAGTAAAAATAATCTTAAAGCAAATCAAACGAATGAGAAGTTAATAAGTAGTGCACAACTACACATCGAAGAAAGTATGCTGACCCTTAATTTCATCAAAGCCTGATCCTAACCCTTTCAGACGCCGATCTCCTCACGTTCAGGTTTCGGTCCTTGAGATTCCAGTCGAAGGCTACAGAGTCATATCTTCGTCTTCCGGAATTGGAACACAACGGGCCGTCTTCTGCAATCTAAGCACGACGAAATAAGAGGTTGCGATGTGGCTCTCTTCCATAGAAGAAGACGATCGCTTCCGTCGTCGATGATGGGCGAAACCATAAAGTTGAGTTTCTGAGGAGCGATCACATCCACTTACTTACCCTAGCCCCATCACTCGCCTACCCAACAGACCTTAAACGCCCAACTAACGGCCGAAGTCCACGTGCTCAAACGGACGGTGGAGATGTCGGGTGCGCCGCGCACCCGGGTGCGCTCTATAATTTTCGTTGACACTCAGGGCCGGAGTTGGGCTGGAGTATGAAACCAAGCCTGAACCACACCCCACTGGCCCAGCCAACTCTGCCCTTGCACCACCACCACTGGTATGCCGCCTCAACCGTCAGACCACCGCAATCGGTTATCACCACCGCTATCTACTCTTGTGGAGCTTTAGTAGCTAGTAGACATGCATGTTTTTTTTTTTTGGGGTCAAGAATGTAGACATGCATGGTTATTTTATACATTAACTCAGTAATATCCAGTGTATGTAGTTTAGGACTTTACATCAAAGTCCAAACCAATTACGGTGCCAGTGAACCTAATAGGAATATTTAATTTCAGCCATCCATTTGATCTAACCTTGTACATGACACTAACCCCTGTTAGTAGCATGAAAACAAGAAAAAAAAAAAAACACATAATCACTGTAAAAACACAAAAGATGAATAAAAATCAATCAAGGTAAATCTTGGTTCATAGGTTTTATAGGTTTCCTGGTTCTTCTTCAATCTCCAGACTCTAGAATCTGGGTTTTCTATCTTTTCACAAATCTTCTCCATAATTAAAACACCACGAAGAATTCTTGCTTTCAGACTTTCACCAACTAATCTCACACCTTCGTCCATCTACTGTAGATGATCTACATCTCAACAAATCCAAAAACTCCCCAAGAACGAATCTGGTGTTCTTCTTATCTTAGCAATCTCGATGATTCATTGTCGAATCCATCCATTCCTGATGTTCTTGACCTTCTTTGTTTAAAGGTAAACAAAAAGGTTGACCTTTTTTTACCTTGAGCACACAGAGCTTGAAATGAGAGTGGGTACACCAGAGACTCGAGCCTCTTCAACCCAATCGACGAACCGTCGACCTGAAAGCACAACCTGACGGAGATGAAGAGAGGTAATATAGATATTTTTATTGTAGTTAGTTGGTTTCTACCGTAGTTTGCTTTGACTGTTAGAATACATGAATGGTGCAATGGTGATAAGCATTGGTAATGGAAATTGAAAATTGTAGTATAATGCTGTGCATTACTATTAGACACACTACAAGCCTCCCTCACATTAAACCTGCTACTGCTTACTTAACATTTTGTCTTTGAGCTGAAGCTTTGCCTAAAGAATTGTTAGTCTAGCAGCTAGTGGAGATATATTACTATTAGTAGGACCAAATCCAAGATGCTCTTTGTATAGAATCTGCAAAGGTCTGAAACTCTCTTTCATCGATTATTTGATTATTTCCCACAAGTACCTCCAAGTCTCGAACCTCTATCCCTATCTCCTTGGTGGGTTTTTTCCCATTTGGCTCTTGCAGTACCATCTTACCTGCTTTTACTATTCTTTCCTGTTCTTGGTTGCCTCTTGTTTTGATGGTGGTTTTCCAATGGCCTTCAGCTCCCAAACAGCTTGTGCATGAGTGCATCTCTTCCTCCTTCAGATCCATCTTGTTAGTAATTATAAGATCCATGTAGATCTTTCCTTTTGGAGTCGTCCAGAATTCCAAACCATGGCGGAGGCGAGGATCGGTTGCATTGCCATTCTTACCAGGCTATGGGATCAAGTGAAGCGTCGGTTCAGTTACATGGTCGAAAATTCGCAGGAGAATCAAGTATTGGTTGACATGGATGCCTCTGCATCTCTTCCTTCTTCATCGTCAGCAGTACTTGAATGCAAGTATGATGTGTTTTTGAGTTTCAGGGGTCCTGACACTCGCAAGGGGATTACATTCGACATATACGATCGACTTAATACGAGAGGAATTAAAACATTCATGGATGATAGGGATCTTGAAGTAGGGGATGCTATTTCTCCCACTCTCATAGCAGCAATCAAAGAATCAAGGTTTGCAATTGTTGTTCTCTCGCAAAATTATGCTTTTTCTACTTGGTGTTTGGAGGAACTTAGAGAGATTTGTCTGTCCATGGAAGACAACAGAATTTTACCACTTTTTTATAATGTTGATCCTACTGATGTTCGATATCATAAGAAGGGAAGTTTCAAAGAAGCTTTCTCTAAGCATGTAAAATCTGGGAGACACAGACCAGAGAAGGTGAAGGAGTGGAAAGCTGCGTTAAACAAAGTAGCCAATATCTCTGGGTGGAATACAACTGATCATAAGTAAGCATTGCCCCTTTAATTTCAGATATATATTTTACCCAAAGATTATTTCTAAATTTTAATCCGTAATTAATCCTTGTAGAACTGAGAGAGCACTTACCGAAGCCATTCTGGAACTTCTCAGCAGTAAAATTGTACCTGATGCAATTGAGTCCACTGGAGATTTCCAAGCATTTGAAGCAACAAGAGTAGCCATGGATGAGGTTTGGGATGCCTTTAAAGACAACAAGGTCACTGCCATTGGTGTCTACGGCATGGGAGGCGTTGGCAAGACAACCTTAGTGGAACATGTTGGTGCACAAGCCCGAAAAGGTGGGATTTTCTATTATGTGACAAAAAGTGTCGTGTCCCAGAATCCCGATTTCAAAAAACTTCAAGATACATTGGCAGAGCAGCTGGGCTTCGAATTACCTAAGGAGACAGAAACCGGAAGAGCAGCTAGATTGAAAAAGGAGATAAAGAAAAGGGAAAAATACTTATAATCTTGGACGACATTTGGGAGAGAACGGACTTATCAAGAATAGGAATTCCAAGCAACAAGGAACTTCAAAATTGCAATTCCAAAGTCGTACTGACCACAAGGATAAGGAATGTTTGTCATGCCATGGAGTGCCAAAGAAAGATCACACTCAACATTCTCTCAGAACAAGATTCTTGGGCCTTGTTTGTGAGTAAAGCAGGAAGGTCTTTTGAGTCGTCCACTTTCGACGGTGTGGCAAAGAAGGTTTCTGGAGAATGTAGAGGTCTACCGATTGCATTGGTCACAGTTGCAAGGGCGCTCGGAGATAAAGACTTGCTGGAATGGAAGAGAGCAGCTCTTCAGCTAAAGAAGTCGCAAACTGCCAACCCTGACGATTATGGAGAAGCAACAAAATGCATAAAATTAAGCTATGATTACTTGAAAAATGAGGACTACAAGTCATACTTCTTACTTTGTTGCTTATTCCCAGAAGACTTTGACATCCTAACAAAAGACTTGTTCAGGTACGCGATCAGGACAAGATTGTTTCGAGATGCCGAAACACTCCTGGAGGCAAGAGAGCAAGCTGATTCCGTTGTCAAGCATCTTAAATATTCTTGCTTGCTTTTGGATAGTGAAGAAGATGGATGTGTAAGGATGCATGATGTTGTCCGGGATGCAGCCATTCAAATTGTGCAATCTGAAGATGAGTTTTTTGTGAAAGCCGGCTGTCGTTTAGAGGATTGGCCACGTAAATTACATAAAGGCTACTTTGCAATCTCGCTAATGAGGAATTTTATTAGCAAGCTTCCCAAAAATCTGGTATGTCCAAAACTCCAGATTTTGTTACTAAACTGTAATTTCTCTTTAGAAAATATACCAGAAACATTCTTCCAATGTCCAAATGAATTAAGGGTATTAGATCTTAGCTTGACTAGCCTTTCATTACTGCCCAAATCATTCGGTCTCCTAACCAACCTCACAGCTTTGTATTTAGATGATTGTGACTGTCTAAGATTTGACACTTCCATACTGGGAAAACTTAAAAAGCTTGAGATGCTGAGTATGAGAAATTCACGTCTGTATGAGTTGTCAGTAGAAATAGGAGGTTTGACCAATCTGAGGATGTTGGATATTACTGGTAAACATATTTTTAGAATTCCCTCCAAACTGATATCAAAGTTGCATGATTTAGAAGAACTGTACATGCAAGGATTTTGGGCGTGGGAGCGCTTGGAGCCTAACGCTGAGGGAGAAGAAGGAGAAGTCAATGATACCTTTACTAATGCTAGCTTTGACGAGGTAACTAGCTTGTCAAAATTAAGAGTTTTGGAGGTTACTATCAAGGGTGATGACTATATCCCTAAATATGTTGAGTTGAAAATGAATTTGGTTGAGTTTGATGTATGTATTGGTGGTTTCTACGAGCCATACAAGATGAAGTTACATGATCGACATCGTCATATCTCAATGCGCTCGCGTGTCATGATCAGTCACTTCCCGGAGTGGTTTCGCGACGAGATAATGAAGAAAGCAGAGACGCTTCGCCACTCTTGGTGCCAAAGGTTAATCGACATATTTGTGGAATCTGAGCATGGGAGGTTACAGGGACTGAAGCATCTGCATATAGTGGGTCCCAGGAGTCGAGACGTCACGGAGGCGGATCCTGCAATAACATGGGTTCCAAGAAAGCCTGTGTTCGAGAATTTGGAAGAGTTTCATCTGGATAAACTAGATTGTGCAGAGTTGTGTGCCGTTCAATTTCTACCACCTGGGTCTCTATTCAAGTTGAAGGTACTGAAGGTAGAATATTGTTACAACTGGTGGAATATACTTTTACCATCAACATTGTTACATAGACTACCAAATTTGGAAGAATTAACTGTTCGTCGGACGGACAGGAGTGAATATATATTTGGGTGTGAAGCCTTGCTTGTGTTGCAACAATTAAAGTTGAAAAAGATAGAATTGTTTGCTCTAGCAACAGTAAGCATATGTGATGGACCTGCTCCGCGTGCGATGCTCCAGAATCTTCAAAGTTTGTCCATTAAGTGGTGCAAACAGTTGCAGGGAAGTCTCTTCACCTCTGATGTTGCTCAGTGTCTTTCTCAGTTGAAATACTTGGCATTAGAGGGATGCCTTTTGTTGGAAAGGATAGTTGAAGCAAGCAACAAGAAGACCGTCCTTCCAAAATTGAAGCAATTACATTTGAAGGAACTTCCAATGTTATACGAAAGTGCTACTTTTGATATTGAGTGTCCTTCATTGGAGAAAGTGTCTCTGAAGGGCTGTCTTCCACCGGAACAATTGGGATTGAGAAAGATAGCATTGTCCACAGTTAGCATATGTGATGGACCTTCTCGACTACCACGTGCAATGTTCCATAATCTTCAAAGTTTGTTCATAGAGTGGTGCAAGTCAGACGGAAGTCTCTTCACCTATGATGTTGCTCAGTGTCTTTCCCAGCTGAATTCCTTAAAATTAGAGAATTCCCCACTGTTGGAAAGGATAGTTGAAGCAAGCAACAAGAAGACCGTCTTTCCAAAATTGAAGATATTACATTTGGAGGGACTTCCAATGTTGTACTATGAAAGTGCTACTTTTGATATTGTGTGTCCTGAATTGGAAGAGTTCTTTGTGAGTAGCTGCCCCAAGTTTTCAGCCTCTTCATCTGACTTCCACAGCAGGAAACAAGTCCAATTCAGCTGGTATGTTAGTGTGTCAAAAACTTTACTTGATTTGTCGTATGAGTTAATGTGGCAGTCCCATTGCTCACCAATAAACAGTAATCAAATACAAAATGTTAATGTTTTGAGCACAAAATGCGTTTAATATCTCTTCTTAACAAACTACAAATTAAATGAAAAAAAAGTTAGATACGGTTTGAAGAAAATTTGAGCACAGGGTTCTTCTGATTTGCACCACGCTTATATTAAGCAATTTATTCAGTTAATTCCTCTGCCTTTGCTAGTTTACCTTTGCTTATAGATTTCTGCTTTCAGCTAATTGTTTCCTTTTCCAAATAGATTGAAGGATGTCTTGTTAACAAGAATTTGAGACTTTGGATATGCATTGAATTTCCGTCTTATATACTAATATATATCTTGAATTGATTTTAATAGGTGGAAACGCAAAGACTAATTGCAATCAATAAAACGCAAAGAGACCTTCCGTGGCCTAGAAGAATATCCCGTATTTGATTGTGAAGTTTGTATTAACTCTGTTGTGGATAATAAATTTATTAATAAATTTTCATTTTGTCTCTTTGTATCTTCTTCCTGGTTTTGTGTCTTTCAGACGTGCATGTGTATCCATTGTTGATTTGATAATAAGGAAAAGGGAAAAAGACCATTTGCACAAAATAGAAAAAGTCAAACCCCATTTCAATGATAATCTTTTTTATTAGCCTATTTGAATACAAGGTACTTATTTTAAGCCCAAATACCCAAATCTTTATTAAAATAT from Fragaria vesca subsp. vesca linkage group LG3, FraVesHawaii_1.0, whole genome shotgun sequence harbors:
- the LOC101304368 gene encoding uncharacterized protein LOC101304368 isoform 1, with translation MSLHSGICSDYSMEDVKWLRAETYGIDPAVAESVIPGLEFESFNLRQGDMTVLEYGRLFNRSYHFASPLVANERDKIHKFLQGLRHELRDMLVVTLFTEFSQVFLAAMKYEDRLLECVQPLEVGSQGPSEKASTSSSSAALTCIRPENSRPGSLKRRRERRRSILKRHKKKTNQSGGSVASSAALTCIRPENSRPGSLKRGRERRWSILNRRKKKTNQSGGSVGGNSRAPVQGDRPQCQRCSRYHDGQCQVGLQMIGSSVCYQCGCHGHYLRQCPQLT
- the LOC101305053 gene encoding TMV resistance protein N-like, translated to MAEARIGCIAILTRLWDQVKRRFSYMVENSQENQVLVDMDASASLPSSSSAVLECKYDVFLSFRGPDTRKGITFDIYDRLNTRGIKTFMDDRDLEVGDAISPTLIAAIKESRFAIVVLSQNYAFSTWCLEELREICLSMEDNRILPLFYNVDPTDVRYHKKGSFKEAFSKHVKSGRHRPEKVKEWKAALNKVANISGWNTTDHKTERALTEAILELLSSKIVPDAIESTGDFQAFEATRVAMDEVWDAFKDNKVTAIGVYGMGGVGKTTLVEHVGAQARKGGIFYYVTKSVVSQNPDFKKLQDTLAEQLGFELPKETETGRAARLKKEIKKREKYL
- the LOC101305351 gene encoding uncharacterized protein LOC101305351; amino-acid sequence: MRSRVMISHFPEWFRDEIMKKAETLRHSWCQRLIDIFVESEHGRLQGLKHLHIVGPRSRDVTEADPAITWVPRKPVFENLEEFHLDKLDCAELCAVQFLPPGSLFKLKVLKVEYCYNWWNILLPSTLLHRLPNLEELTVRRTDRSEYIFGCEALLVLQQLKLKKIELFALATVSICDGPAPRAMLQNLQSLSIKWCKQLQGSLFTSDVAQCLSQLKYLALEGCLLLERIVEASNKKTVLPKLKQLHLKELPMLYESATFDIECPSLEKVSLKGCLPPEQLGLRKIALSTVSICDGPSRLPRAMFHNLQSLFIEWCKSDGSLFTYDVAQCLSQLNSLKLENSPLLERIVEASNKKTVFPKLKILHLEGLPMLYYESATFDIVCPELEEFFVSSCPKFSASSSDFHSRKQVQFSWWKRKD